In the genome of Erinaceus europaeus chromosome 8, mEriEur2.1, whole genome shotgun sequence, one region contains:
- the LOC132539827 gene encoding uncharacterized protein LOC132539827, with the protein MAARRALLWLEGYLEEVSSLNSETLSEGKWPQAKKFCEQPRSRSSLLSLDTTSAGSLDSLGGTPAQSAESGLPVGCVELLVGVIPLYSDTVLHVPPRNLGVLGTQPAGPGDSEKVPSPPCCQQAQEPESSASVETSATLETEPSAKTAGTPEPQPTQAPLAPSWVLRAALSESAVEKALGPAPTPDLALPSLGDTCIAFLIYCMFMSPFLYGFISLFLT; encoded by the exons GATACCTGGAGGAAGTGTCTAGCCTCAACTCTGAGACTCTGTcagagggaaaatggccacaggcaAAGAAGTTCTGCGAGCAGCCGAGGTCCAGGTCTAGTCTGCTGTCCTTGGACACAACTTCAGCAGGCTCTCTGGACAGCCTTGGAGGGACTCCTGCCCAGTCAGCAGAGAGTGGCCTCCCCGTGGGTTGCGTGGAGCTGCTGGTGGGGGTGATCCCACTGTACAGTGACACTGTACTCCACGTGCCCCCCCGGAACCTGGGTGTCCTGGGTAcacagcctgcag GTCCAGGGGACAGTGAGAAGGTGCCATCACCACCCTGTTGCCAGCAGGCCCAGGAGCCAGAATCTTCTGCAAGTGTGGAGACCTCAGCAACTCTGGAGACAGAGCCCTCAGCCAAGACTGCGGGGACCCCCGAGCCACAGCCCACACAGGCCCCTCTGGCTCCGAGCTGGGTGCTCAGAGCTGCACTCTCAGAATCAGCTGTGGAGAAGGCCCTGGGCCCTGCTCCCACCCCCGACCTGGCCCTGCCCTCCCTGGGGGACACCTGCATTGCTTTCCTCATCTACTGCATGTTCATGAGCCCTTTCCTTTATGGTTTTATTTCCCTGTTTTTAACTTAA